The Setaria italica strain Yugu1 chromosome IX, Setaria_italica_v2.0, whole genome shotgun sequence genome has a window encoding:
- the LOC101767031 gene encoding protein DETOXIFICATION 40, with amino-acid sequence MTCFIPCMQLGMGSAVETLCGQAYGAHRYEMLGVYMQRSFVLLAATGVPLAALYAFSNWILLLLGQSPEIAGAAWVFVLGLIPQIFAYAANFPIQKFLQAQSIVAPSAYISAATLAAHLALSYLVVYRLGLGLLGASLTLSASWWVIVVAQFVYIVTSRRCRLTWTGFSWQAFSGLPEFLRLSVASAVMLCLETWYSQITVLIAGLLKDPEIALDSLAVCMSISGWAFMGSVGFNAAASVRVSNELGAGHAKAASFSVKVVTTVSVVVASAIAAAVLCLRDYISYIFTRGDDVARAVSTMTPLLAVTIVLNGIQPVLSGVAVGCGWQAFVAYVNIACYYGIGIPLGCVLGFHFDLGAMGIWGGMIGGLVVQTLALIWVTFRTDWNKEVEQACMRLNKWEDKKKPLLAED; translated from the exons ATGACTTGCTTCATTCCTTGCATGCAGCTGGGCATGGGCAGCGCCGTGGAGACGCTGTGCGGGCAGGCGTACGGGGCGCACCGGTACGAGATGCTGGGCGTGTACATGCAGCGCTCCTTCGTTCtgctcgccgccaccggcgtccCTCTCGCTGCCCTTTACGCCTTCTCCAACtggatcctcctcctcctcggccagTCCCCGGagatcgccggcgccgcctgggTCTTCGTCCTCGGCCTCATCCCGCAGATCTTCGCGTACGCCGCCAACTTCCCCATCCAGAAGTTCCTGCAGGCGCAGAGCATCGTGGCGCCCAGCGCCTACATCTCCGCCGCCACGCTCGCCGCCCACCTCGCCCTCAGCTACCTCGTCGTCTACCGGCTCGGGCTCGGCCTCCTCGGCGCCTCCCTCACGCTCAGCGCCAGCTGGTGGGTCATCGTCGTCGCGCAGTTCGTCTACATAGTCACTAGTCGGCGCTGCCGGCTGACGTGGACCGGCTTCTCCTGGCAGGCATTCTCCGGCCTGCCGGAGTTCCTCAGGCTCTCGGTCGCGTCGGCGGTCATGCTCTGCCTCGAGACGTGGTACTCGCAGATCACCGTGCTCATAGCCGGGTTGCTCAAGGATCCGGAGATCGCGCTCGATTCGCTCGCGGTGTG CATGTCTATATCAGGATGGGCGTTTATGGGGTCAGTAGGCTTCAACGCTGCTGccag TGTGAGGGTGAGCAACGAGCTCGGAGCCGGGCACGCCAAGGCGGCGTCCTTCTCCGTCAAGGTCGTGACCACGGtgtcggtggtggtggcgtcGGCCATAGCCGCCGCCGTGCTGTGCCTCCGCGACTACATCAGCTACATCTTCACCAGGGGAGACGACGTCGCGCGCGCCGTGTCCACCATGACCCCGCTGCTCGCCGTGACCATCGTTCTCAACGGCATCCAGCCCGTCCTGTCAG GTGTGGCGGTTGGCTGCGGTTGGCAAGCGTTCGTGGCGTATGTGAACATCGCCTGCTACTACGGCATCGGGATCCCCCTTGGATGCGTCCTGGGGTTCCACTTTGATCTGGGTGCCATG ggaatATGGGGTGGAATGATAGGTGGGTTAGTTGTCCAGACGCTTGCTCTTATATGGGTCACATTTCGTACCGATTGGAATAAAGAG